The following are from one region of the Streptomyces rubrogriseus genome:
- a CDS encoding SDR family NAD(P)-dependent oxidoreductase, with amino-acid sequence MNLDLGGRTALVTGSSQGIGAAIAAGLARAGAAVGVNGRDAGRLAESVDKLRAEVPDGTFVPVAADLGTEEGAERALETLPDVDILVNNLGVFGAAPALEISDAEWRRYFEINVLAGVRLTRAHLPRMRDRGWGRVLYIASDSAVVIPAEMIHYGVSKTALLGVGRGFAKEAAGSGVTVNCVIAGPTHTEGVEDFVYQLVDRDLPWDEAQRVFMREHRPQSLLQRLIEPEEIANLVVYLSSPLASATTGAAVRVDGGYVDSILP; translated from the coding sequence ATGAACCTCGACCTCGGCGGACGCACCGCGCTGGTGACGGGCTCCTCGCAGGGCATCGGTGCGGCGATCGCCGCCGGACTTGCGCGGGCCGGTGCCGCCGTGGGCGTCAACGGGCGCGACGCCGGCCGCCTGGCGGAGAGCGTCGACAAGCTGCGGGCCGAGGTCCCGGACGGCACGTTCGTGCCGGTCGCGGCCGACCTCGGTACCGAGGAGGGCGCCGAGCGCGCCCTGGAGACGCTGCCCGACGTGGACATCCTGGTGAACAACCTCGGTGTCTTCGGCGCCGCACCCGCGCTGGAGATCAGCGACGCCGAGTGGCGCCGCTACTTCGAGATCAACGTCCTCGCGGGCGTCAGGCTGACGCGCGCCCATCTCCCCCGGATGAGGGACCGCGGCTGGGGCCGGGTGCTGTACATCGCGAGTGACTCGGCCGTCGTGATCCCGGCCGAGATGATCCACTACGGAGTCTCCAAGACGGCCCTGCTCGGCGTCGGCCGCGGCTTCGCCAAGGAGGCCGCGGGCAGCGGTGTCACGGTGAACTGCGTCATCGCGGGACCCACCCACACCGAGGGCGTCGAGGACTTCGTGTACCAGCTGGTCGACCGTGACCTGCCCTGGGACGAGGCCCAGCGCGTCTTCATGCGCGAACACCGCCCGCAGTCCCTGCTCCAGCGGCTGATCGAGCCGGAGGAGATCGCCAACCTGGTGGTGTACCTCAGCTCCCCGCTCGCCTCCGCCACCACCGGCGCGGCCGTCCGGGTCGACGGCGGATACGTCGACTCGATCCTGCCGTAG
- a CDS encoding YihY/virulence factor BrkB family protein, giving the protein MARLHFPRSGKHTKDATADVPTGETTGGTGERTGEDYGPDAATEHAAPDSPAELPGRSWSALLRRVFAEFKDDELTDRAAALTYYGILALFPALLVLVSLLGIAGESATQEVLDNLKNLAPGSARDVLTNAVEQLQAKAGLGSVLAVVGLVGAVWSASGYVAAFIRSANAVYDVPEGRPVWKVLPLRVALTVVLLVLAVVSALIVVFTGSLARQAGTALGVGDTALTVWSIAKWPVLVLLVTFMIAILYWAAPNARVKVFKWVSPGSLVALLIWLLASAGFAFYVANFGSYNKTYGTLAGVIIFLVWLWVTNLAILLGLEFDAELARQRVIDGGHPPEEEPYVEPRDTRAWNEADRRRAASDE; this is encoded by the coding sequence ATGGCCCGACTCCACTTCCCCCGCAGCGGGAAGCACACGAAGGACGCGACGGCGGACGTACCGACCGGCGAGACGACCGGCGGGACCGGCGAGAGGACCGGCGAGGACTACGGTCCGGACGCCGCCACCGAGCACGCCGCCCCCGACTCCCCCGCCGAACTGCCCGGCCGTTCCTGGTCCGCGCTGTTGCGGCGGGTGTTCGCCGAGTTCAAGGACGACGAGCTGACCGACCGGGCCGCCGCGCTGACCTACTACGGGATCCTGGCGCTGTTCCCGGCCCTGCTGGTGCTGGTCTCGCTGCTCGGCATCGCCGGGGAGTCCGCCACCCAGGAGGTCCTGGACAACCTGAAGAACCTCGCGCCCGGCTCCGCGCGGGACGTGCTCACGAACGCCGTGGAGCAGTTGCAGGCCAAGGCCGGCCTCGGCTCCGTGCTGGCGGTCGTCGGTCTGGTGGGCGCCGTCTGGTCGGCGTCCGGATACGTGGCGGCGTTCATCCGCTCCGCCAACGCGGTCTACGACGTGCCCGAGGGGCGCCCGGTGTGGAAGGTGCTGCCGCTGCGCGTCGCCCTGACCGTGGTCCTGCTCGTGCTCGCGGTGGTCAGCGCGCTCATCGTGGTGTTCACCGGAAGCCTGGCCCGGCAGGCGGGCACCGCGCTCGGTGTCGGCGACACCGCGCTGACCGTCTGGTCGATCGCCAAGTGGCCGGTGCTGGTCCTGCTCGTCACCTTCATGATCGCGATCCTGTACTGGGCCGCGCCGAACGCCCGGGTCAAAGTCTTCAAGTGGGTCTCCCCCGGCAGCCTGGTCGCGCTGCTGATCTGGCTGCTGGCCTCCGCGGGATTCGCCTTCTACGTGGCCAACTTCGGCTCCTACAACAAGACGTACGGCACCCTGGCCGGCGTCATCATCTTCCTGGTGTGGCTATGGGTGACGAACCTGGCCATCCTCCTCGGCCTGGAGTTCGACGCGGAGCTGGCCCGGCAACGGGTCATCGACGGCGGCCACCCGCCCGAGGAGGAGCCGTACGTCGAACCGCGCGACACCCGGGCCTGGAACGAGGCGGACCGGCGCCGCGCGGCCTCGGACGAGTAA
- a CDS encoding roadblock/LC7 domain-containing protein, protein MAVESDVLDELHRLRNRVPQLTGSLAATVDGLVLAHDAPGTEPEGLAALTAAALGVAHRMAEATTRGGFRELLLRGTDGYVATYAAGPAAVLTLLADGRVNVGRLHLEGRRSGARIGELVAAGIGAERGRAPAAGHGATLPAQPPRPIGTLPVRTPQRPAHQPTPQAGGTHRPT, encoded by the coding sequence ATGGCCGTCGAGAGCGACGTCCTGGACGAACTGCACCGACTGCGCAACCGCGTGCCCCAGCTGACCGGGTCGCTCGCGGCCACCGTGGACGGGCTCGTCCTGGCCCACGACGCGCCGGGCACCGAACCCGAGGGCCTCGCCGCGCTCACCGCGGCCGCCCTCGGCGTCGCGCACCGCATGGCCGAGGCCACCACACGCGGCGGCTTCCGCGAGCTGCTGCTGCGCGGGACCGACGGCTACGTCGCCACCTACGCCGCCGGTCCGGCCGCCGTGCTCACCCTGCTCGCCGACGGCCGGGTCAACGTGGGCCGCCTCCACCTGGAGGGCCGACGCAGCGGTGCGCGGATCGGGGAGCTGGTCGCCGCCGGGATCGGGGCGGAACGCGGTCGCGCCCCCGCCGCCGGGCACGGTGCGACGCTCCCCGCCCAGCCGCCCCGTCCCATCGGCACCCTGCCGGTGCGCACCCCGCAACGACCCGCACACCAGCCCACCCCCCAGGCCGGCGGCACCCACCGGCCGACCTGA
- a CDS encoding roadblock/LC7 domain-containing protein → MANLETSLKECLSSIDGATAAALVDYTSGMALGTLGGGKEFNLEVAAAGNTDVVRSKLRTMEHLGLKEEIEDILITLSSQYHMIRLLKGRGGNGLFLYLVLDASRANLAMARHQLRRIEAELEV, encoded by the coding sequence ATGGCCAACCTGGAGACCTCGCTCAAGGAATGCCTCAGCTCCATCGACGGAGCGACCGCCGCCGCGCTGGTCGACTACACCAGCGGGATGGCCCTCGGCACCCTGGGCGGCGGCAAGGAGTTCAACCTCGAGGTCGCAGCCGCGGGCAACACCGATGTCGTGCGGTCCAAACTGCGCACGATGGAGCACCTCGGTCTGAAGGAGGAGATCGAGGACATCCTGATCACCCTGAGCAGCCAGTACCACATGATCCGCCTGCTCAAGGGCCGCGGCGGCAACGGCCTGTTCCTCTACCTGGTGCTGGACGCGAGCCGGGCCAACCTGGCCATGGCCCGCCACCAACTGCGCCGGATCGAGGCCGAACTGGAGGTCTGA
- a CDS encoding FAD-dependent oxidoreductase, producing the protein MPRPLRVAIVGSGPAGIYAADALLKSEVAADPGVSIDIFERMPAPFGLIRYGVAPDHPRIKGIITALHQVLDKPQIRLFGNVNYPTDVSLDDLRAFYDGVIFATGATADRALSLPGIDLDGSYGAADFVAWYDGHPDFPRTWPLEAEKVAVLGVGNVALDIARVLAKTADELLPTEIPPNVHEGLKANKALEVHVFGRRGPAQAKFSPMELRELDHSPNIEVIVDPEDIDYDEGSIATRRGNKQADMVAKTLENWAIRDVGDRPHKLFLHFFESPAEILGEDGKVTGLRTERTELDGTGNVKGTGEFKDWDVQAVYRAVGYLSDQLPKLPWDLETGTVPDAGGRVLQESGEHLQSTYVTGWIRRGPIGLIGHTKGDANETVSNLLDDYANGRLQTPSSPAPEAVDAFLAERNVRFTTWDGWYRLDAAEKAQGEPQGRERVKYVEREDMLRESGA; encoded by the coding sequence ATGCCCCGCCCTCTGCGGGTAGCCATCGTCGGATCCGGCCCGGCCGGCATCTACGCCGCCGACGCCCTGCTCAAGTCCGAAGTGGCCGCCGACCCCGGTGTTTCCATCGACATCTTCGAGCGCATGCCCGCCCCGTTCGGGCTCATCCGTTACGGCGTCGCGCCCGACCACCCGCGGATCAAGGGCATCATCACCGCCCTCCACCAGGTGCTCGACAAGCCGCAGATCCGCCTCTTCGGCAACGTGAACTACCCGACCGACGTCAGCCTGGACGATCTGCGCGCCTTCTACGACGGTGTGATCTTCGCCACCGGCGCCACGGCGGACCGGGCCCTGTCCCTCCCCGGCATCGACCTCGACGGCTCGTACGGCGCGGCCGACTTCGTCGCCTGGTACGACGGCCACCCCGACTTCCCGCGCACCTGGCCGCTGGAGGCGGAGAAGGTCGCCGTCCTCGGTGTCGGCAACGTCGCCCTGGACATCGCGCGCGTCCTCGCCAAGACGGCCGACGAGCTGCTGCCGACCGAGATCCCGCCGAACGTCCACGAGGGCCTCAAGGCCAACAAGGCGCTGGAGGTCCACGTCTTCGGCCGCCGCGGCCCGGCGCAGGCGAAGTTCAGCCCGATGGAGCTGCGGGAGCTGGACCACTCCCCCAACATCGAGGTGATCGTCGACCCCGAGGACATCGACTACGACGAGGGCTCGATCGCGACCCGGCGCGGCAACAAGCAGGCCGACATGGTCGCCAAGACCCTGGAGAACTGGGCGATCCGCGACGTCGGCGACCGGCCGCACAAGCTCTTCCTGCACTTCTTCGAGTCGCCCGCGGAGATCCTCGGCGAGGACGGCAAGGTGACCGGCCTGCGCACCGAGCGCACGGAGCTGGACGGCACGGGCAACGTCAAGGGCACCGGGGAGTTCAAGGACTGGGACGTCCAGGCGGTCTACCGGGCCGTCGGCTACCTCTCCGACCAGCTGCCCAAGCTGCCCTGGGACCTCGAGACGGGCACCGTCCCGGACGCGGGCGGCCGGGTCCTCCAGGAGTCCGGCGAGCACCTTCAGTCGACGTACGTCACCGGCTGGATCCGGCGCGGCCCGATCGGCCTGATCGGCCACACCAAGGGCGACGCCAACGAGACGGTGTCCAACCTGCTGGACGACTACGCGAACGGCCGTCTCCAGACGCCCTCCTCCCCCGCTCCCGAGGCCGTGGACGCGTTCCTCGCCGAGCGGAACGTCCGCTTCACCACCTGGGACGGCTGGTACCGGCTCGACGCCGCCGAGAAGGCGCAGGGCGAGCCGCAGGGACGTGAGCGCGTGAAGTACGTCGAGCGCGAGGACATGCTCCGCGAGAGCGGCGCCTGA
- a CDS encoding MFS transporter — protein MQRPDDSLDPNRWRALWVTLVAGFMTLLDVTIVAVALPSMQQGLHTSPAAVQWVVSGYALAFALTLVTAGRIGDAFGRRRVFLAALAAFVLCSAAAGAAPGIELLVAARLAQGVAAGSIAPQNSALIQQLFRGAERGRAFGLFGATVGVSSAVGPVVGGLILALAGPEGWRWIFYVNVPVGLLALLLGFRLLPRVAPGGRGHLDPVGVTLLGAGILALMLPLVLAEGGGLTKVWWLFPAGALVLLAFARWERRIARRGGQPLLEPGLLTETRGYATGAGLAALYFVGFSGVWLVFALFFQNGLGYSPLMSGLAVTPFAVGSAVAAAVAGRLVERLGRLLTVWGLVAVMAGLGTTALLLWLAPSDLAAWLAAPALLVGGLGSGCVISPNITMTLRDVPVRMAGAAGGALQTGQRLGGAVGTAALPGLFYLTLNATHDDYHEAVALSVGTGVAAMLCALTVAVRDWHRDRPGDDRGCPPETSHSHTHAGQT, from the coding sequence GTGCAGCGTCCGGACGACAGCCTGGACCCCAACCGGTGGCGGGCCCTGTGGGTGACTCTGGTTGCCGGTTTCATGACCCTGCTGGACGTGACGATCGTCGCCGTCGCCCTGCCCTCCATGCAACAGGGGCTGCACACCTCGCCGGCGGCCGTGCAGTGGGTCGTCTCCGGATACGCGCTCGCGTTCGCCCTGACCCTGGTCACCGCGGGCCGGATCGGCGACGCGTTCGGCAGACGCCGCGTCTTCCTCGCCGCCCTGGCCGCCTTCGTGCTGTGCAGCGCCGCGGCGGGGGCCGCGCCCGGCATCGAACTGCTGGTCGCCGCCCGGCTCGCCCAGGGCGTCGCCGCGGGCAGCATCGCGCCGCAGAACTCGGCACTGATCCAGCAACTGTTCCGGGGCGCGGAACGCGGGCGGGCGTTCGGGCTGTTCGGCGCGACGGTGGGGGTCTCCAGCGCCGTGGGACCCGTCGTCGGCGGTCTGATCCTGGCGCTGGCGGGGCCCGAGGGCTGGCGGTGGATCTTCTACGTGAACGTGCCGGTCGGCCTGCTCGCCCTGCTCCTCGGCTTCCGCCTGCTGCCCCGGGTGGCGCCCGGCGGCCGGGGACACCTCGACCCCGTGGGCGTGACGCTCCTCGGCGCGGGCATCCTGGCGCTGATGCTGCCCCTGGTCCTCGCCGAGGGCGGCGGCCTGACCAAGGTGTGGTGGCTGTTCCCGGCGGGGGCGCTGGTCCTGCTCGCCTTCGCACGGTGGGAACGCCGGATCGCCCGGCGGGGCGGTCAGCCGCTGCTGGAACCCGGGCTGCTCACCGAGACCCGCGGCTACGCCACCGGAGCGGGCCTGGCCGCCCTGTACTTCGTCGGGTTCAGCGGGGTGTGGCTCGTCTTCGCGCTCTTCTTCCAGAACGGGCTGGGCTACTCACCGCTCATGTCGGGCCTGGCGGTGACCCCGTTCGCCGTCGGGTCGGCCGTCGCCGCCGCCGTGGCGGGCCGGCTGGTGGAACGGCTGGGCCGGCTGCTGACCGTCTGGGGACTGGTCGCCGTCATGGCGGGGCTCGGCACGACCGCGCTGCTGCTCTGGCTCGCCCCCTCCGACCTGGCCGCCTGGCTCGCCGCCCCGGCCCTGCTGGTCGGCGGACTCGGCAGCGGCTGCGTGATCTCCCCGAACATCACCATGACGCTCCGCGACGTACCGGTGCGGATGGCGGGAGCGGCCGGGGGCGCCCTCCAGACGGGCCAGCGGCTGGGCGGCGCCGTGGGCACCGCCGCGCTGCCGGGGCTCTTCTACCTGACGCTCAACGCCACCCACGACGACTACCACGAGGCCGTGGCCCTGTCGGTGGGCACCGGGGTCGCCGCCATGCTGTGCGCGCTGACCGTCGCGGTCCGCGACTGGCACCGGGACCGCCCCGGTGACGACCGGGGCTGTCCGCCGGAGACGTCCCACAGCCACACCCACGCCGGTCAGACCTGA
- a CDS encoding CsbD family protein → MAGNQKSKAKMEQAKGKAKEAVGRAVGNERMTAEGRAAQSKGDARQAKEKGKDAFRH, encoded by the coding sequence GTGGCCGGCAACCAGAAGTCCAAGGCCAAGATGGAGCAGGCCAAGGGGAAGGCCAAGGAAGCGGTCGGCCGGGCCGTCGGGAACGAGAGGATGACGGCCGAGGGCCGCGCCGCGCAGTCCAAGGGCGACGCCCGGCAGGCCAAGGAGAAGGGCAAGGACGCGTTCCGGCACTGA
- the csnA gene encoding chitosanase CsnA, with protein MRHPFRDPARPASPSRRTVLAMACASLATVPLFTPSRAAAASARATGLDDPAKKEIAMQLVSSAENSSLDWKAQYRYIEDIGDGRGYTAGIIGFCSGTGDMLDLVELYGERSPGNVLAPYLPALRRVDGSDSHEGLDPGFPDDWRRAADQDPEFRRAQDDERDRVYFDPAVRRGKEDGLRTLGQFAYYDAMVMHGDGGGLGFGSIRERALGRARPPAQGGDEVAYLHAFLDERVWAMKQEEAHSDTSRVDTAQRVFLNEGNLDLDPPLDWHVYGDAYHIG; from the coding sequence GTGAGGCACCCCTTCCGCGACCCGGCGCGCCCCGCAAGTCCCTCGCGCCGTACCGTGCTCGCCATGGCATGCGCGTCCCTGGCGACAGTCCCCCTGTTCACCCCCTCGCGCGCCGCGGCGGCGTCCGCGCGCGCGACGGGACTCGACGACCCGGCGAAGAAGGAGATCGCCATGCAACTGGTGTCGAGCGCCGAGAACTCCTCGCTCGACTGGAAGGCCCAGTACCGGTACATCGAGGACATCGGTGACGGCCGCGGCTACACCGCGGGCATCATCGGCTTCTGCTCCGGCACCGGCGACATGCTCGACCTGGTGGAGCTGTACGGCGAGCGCAGCCCCGGGAACGTCCTCGCGCCCTATCTGCCGGCGCTGCGCCGGGTGGACGGCTCCGACTCGCACGAGGGCCTCGACCCCGGCTTCCCGGACGACTGGCGCCGGGCCGCCGACCAGGACCCGGAGTTCCGCCGGGCCCAGGACGACGAGCGGGACCGGGTGTACTTCGACCCGGCCGTACGGCGCGGCAAGGAGGACGGGCTGCGGACGCTGGGGCAGTTCGCGTACTACGACGCGATGGTGATGCACGGCGACGGCGGCGGGCTCGGCTTCGGCAGCATCCGCGAGCGGGCCCTCGGCCGGGCCCGCCCGCCGGCCCAGGGCGGTGACGAGGTCGCCTACCTGCACGCCTTCCTCGACGAGCGGGTGTGGGCCATGAAGCAGGAGGAGGCGCACAGCGACACCAGCCGGGTCGACACGGCGCAGCGCGTCTTCCTGAACGAGGGCAACCTGGACCTCGATCCGCCGCTGGACTGGCACGTGTACGGGGACGCCTACCACATCGGCTGA
- a CDS encoding SpoIIE family protein phosphatase/ATP-binding protein translates to MVRLMGRSGERSPRRPGGPHARHRQDADRSRRGGDARRPASALRSALSGRSVAGQVFVMNVVIVLLLVVAAAVALVLQVRHDSTVEARNRSVSVAETFANSPGILQALRSPDPTAVLQPRAEAVRRATDVDFVVVTNDEGVRYTHPKPDRIGKKFVGNIAPALAGRTVTEEIEGTIGPLVQAIAPVKDPDGRVVGLVSAGITTENVGGVADRQLPLVLSAAAVGLALATGGTALVSRRLLRQTHGLGPHEMTRMYEHHDAVLHSVREGVLIVGGEGRLLLANDEARRLLALSPDAEGRHVGALGLPSDLAELLASGQAATDEVHLVKNRLLAINQRPTDVRGGPAGSVATLRDSTELRALSGRAETARERLDILYAAGVGIGTSLDVTRTAEELGELAVPRFADYVSVDLFDTVLAGGQPGGVTPLRRTALSGITEEVPLYPVGRQIRYVDSSPQGRTLRTGRAVLEPRLDEAPGWQAQDFERSAQVVEYGVHSLITVPLRAGTLVLGVVSFWRSVKPEPFDEDELALGEELVARAAVSIDNARRYTREHSMAVTLQRSLLPRRLPEQNALDVAYRYLPAQAGVGGDWFDVLPLPGARVALVVGDVVGHGLHAAATMGRLRTAVHNFTALDLPPDELLGLLDELVGRIDQDEVADDGTAPVTGATCLYAIYDPVAGSCVIARAGHPPPALIRPDGTVEFPEVPAGPPLGLGGLPFETTELRLAEGSRLVLYTDGLVEDRVHDIDVGLEQLRRALETAGETPEETCRTVLDARLPDRPGDDIALLVARTRVLGPDQVAEWDVPNDPAAVAEVRSQVTRRLADWGLDELAFTTELILSELVTNAIRYGGETVHVRVVRDRSLICEVFDSSSTSPHLRYAAMTDEGGRGLFLVAQLAERWGTRYTPAGKVIWAEQPAP, encoded by the coding sequence ATGGTCCGACTGATGGGTCGATCGGGAGAACGGTCACCCCGTCGTCCCGGCGGCCCGCACGCCCGACACCGGCAGGACGCGGACCGGTCACGGCGGGGAGGGGACGCGAGGCGGCCTGCCTCGGCACTGCGCTCGGCGCTGTCCGGCCGCAGTGTGGCCGGCCAGGTCTTCGTGATGAACGTGGTCATCGTGCTGCTGCTGGTGGTGGCCGCGGCCGTCGCGCTGGTGCTCCAGGTACGGCACGACAGCACCGTGGAGGCCCGCAACCGCTCCGTCTCGGTGGCCGAGACCTTCGCCAACTCCCCCGGCATCCTCCAGGCGCTGCGCAGTCCCGACCCCACGGCGGTGCTCCAGCCCCGCGCCGAGGCGGTGCGCAGGGCGACGGACGTGGACTTCGTGGTGGTCACCAACGACGAGGGGGTCCGCTACACCCATCCCAAGCCGGACCGCATCGGCAAGAAGTTCGTCGGGAACATCGCCCCCGCGCTGGCGGGGAGGACGGTGACCGAGGAGATCGAGGGGACGATCGGCCCGCTGGTGCAGGCCATCGCGCCCGTCAAGGACCCCGACGGCAGGGTCGTGGGTCTGGTCTCGGCGGGCATCACGACCGAGAACGTGGGCGGGGTGGCCGACCGCCAGCTGCCCCTGGTGCTGAGCGCGGCGGCCGTCGGACTGGCCCTGGCGACGGGGGGCACGGCCCTGGTGAGCCGCCGGCTGCTGCGGCAGACGCACGGCCTGGGGCCGCACGAGATGACCCGGATGTACGAACACCACGACGCCGTCCTGCACAGCGTCCGCGAGGGCGTGCTCATCGTCGGCGGCGAGGGCCGGCTGCTGCTCGCCAACGACGAGGCGCGGCGGCTGCTCGCCCTGTCCCCCGACGCCGAGGGCCGGCACGTCGGCGCGCTGGGGCTGCCGTCCGACCTCGCGGAGCTGCTGGCCTCGGGCCAGGCCGCCACCGACGAGGTGCACCTGGTCAAGAACCGGCTGCTGGCCATCAACCAGCGCCCCACGGACGTACGGGGCGGTCCGGCCGGCAGCGTCGCGACGCTGCGCGACTCCACCGAGCTGCGGGCCCTGTCCGGCCGGGCCGAGACCGCCAGGGAGCGCCTGGACATCCTCTACGCGGCCGGGGTGGGCATCGGGACCAGCCTGGACGTCACCCGCACCGCCGAGGAGCTGGGCGAGCTGGCCGTGCCGCGGTTCGCGGACTACGTCAGCGTCGACCTGTTCGACACCGTGCTGGCGGGCGGCCAGCCGGGCGGCGTGACGCCGCTGCGCCGCACCGCGCTCAGCGGGATCACCGAGGAGGTCCCGCTCTATCCGGTGGGCCGGCAGATCCGCTACGTGGACTCGTCCCCGCAGGGCCGCACCCTGAGGACCGGACGGGCCGTCCTGGAGCCCCGGCTCGACGAGGCCCCGGGCTGGCAGGCACAGGACTTCGAGCGCTCCGCGCAGGTGGTGGAGTACGGGGTCCACTCGCTGATCACCGTCCCGCTACGGGCCGGGACCCTGGTGCTCGGGGTGGTGAGTTTCTGGCGTTCGGTCAAGCCCGAGCCGTTCGACGAGGACGAGCTGGCGCTCGGCGAGGAACTCGTCGCGCGGGCCGCGGTCTCCATCGACAACGCCCGCCGCTACACCCGTGAGCACAGCATGGCGGTGACCCTCCAGCGCAGTCTGCTGCCGCGCAGGCTGCCCGAGCAGAACGCCCTGGACGTCGCCTACCGCTACCTGCCCGCGCAGGCGGGGGTGGGCGGGGACTGGTTCGACGTGCTGCCGCTGCCCGGGGCCCGGGTCGCGCTCGTGGTCGGCGACGTCGTCGGGCACGGGCTGCACGCCGCGGCCACCATGGGCCGGCTGCGGACGGCGGTGCACAACTTCACCGCCCTCGACCTGCCCCCCGACGAGCTGCTCGGGCTGCTGGACGAGCTGGTCGGCCGGATCGACCAGGACGAGGTGGCCGACGACGGCACCGCCCCGGTGACCGGCGCGACCTGCCTCTACGCGATCTACGACCCGGTCGCCGGTTCCTGCGTGATCGCCCGGGCGGGCCATCCGCCGCCGGCCCTGATCCGGCCGGACGGCACCGTGGAGTTCCCGGAGGTGCCCGCGGGGCCCCCGCTGGGCCTGGGCGGCCTCCCGTTCGAGACGACGGAACTGCGGCTGGCCGAGGGCAGCCGTCTGGTGCTGTACACCGACGGGCTGGTCGAGGACCGCGTGCACGACATCGACGTCGGTCTGGAGCAGCTGCGCCGGGCGCTGGAGACAGCGGGCGAGACTCCCGAGGAGACCTGCCGGACCGTCCTGGACGCCCGGCTCCCGGACCGGCCGGGCGACGACATCGCCCTGCTGGTGGCCCGGACCCGGGTGCTGGGCCCGGACCAGGTGGCCGAGTGGGACGTCCCGAACGATCCGGCGGCGGTCGCCGAGGTCCGTTCCCAGGTCACCCGGCGGCTGGCCGACTGGGGGCTGGACGAGCTGGCGTTCACCACCGAGCTGATCCTGAGCGAGCTGGTCACCAACGCGATCCGGTACGGCGGCGAGACCGTCCACGTCCGGGTGGTGCGCGACCGCAGCCTCATCTGCGAGGTGTTCGACAGCAGCAGCACGTCCCCGCACCTGCGCTACGCGGCGATGACGGACGAGGGCGGGCGCGGGCTGTTCCTGGTCGCGCAGCTCGCCGAGCGCTGGGGCACCCGCTACACGCCGGCCGGCAAGGTCATCTGGGCGGAGCAGCCGGCACCCTGA